The window CTCATTAGTTCTGATGGGCTTTTGGGGTAGAATTTTGGGGGTCTTTCGTACATATACAGtcatgtctttcttttcctttatcacTAAACTATTTGTCATGCCTGTTGTATTGGTTGAGACTTCCAGAATATTGTGCGTGGACGTGGTGAGAGCAGACATCTTTGCCTTGTTtccagttttaaaagaaaagcatttactCTTTCACTGTTAAGCATTATGTTAGCTGTGATCTTTCCCATATAGTGTCTTTGTTAGTTTgaggaaatttttttctgtattaccactaatatttgttaaatatttttaatagataatAACTTGCCTCATAATAAAGTGAATTTGATCTATAAGCTTGTTTTCTGCTCTTGAAGGATCACAAAATCAGTGGATTCTAAGATGTCCcactttatattcatttttttttctcttggtgcTTAGACCAAGTTGCTTTGATACTACATTTGAtagtacatttaaaatacattgatACTGTATTTTGTagcattttttaattcttaaaatgataataatcattATCTCTTCCTAGATAGGATTTTTCAAAGTGGCAGTCAAGTATGCATATTGAATTGGATTTAGGTAGAGGTATAGAtgaataatgggcttccctgatagctcaggtggtaaagaatcagtctgcaatgcaggagatcctggttcgattcctgggtcaggaagatccactggagaagggataagctaccccactccagtattctggcctggagaattccatggactgtatatggtTTCTTTCAAAGCACAGTGGTTTGAAAAAAGCCCctatagcctatggggttgcaaagcatcggactcgactgaacaactttaataaataaataaatgaataatattgcccttaatttgaatatattaggattatatatatatacacaatacataattatatattaggattttatatatatatatctgaattaactaaaaaaagaaactacGATGTCATAATCAGCAGCAGGTACAAATACCCTGTGGCAAGTAGGGAACATAGCAAATACGTGTGGGATGAGGAAAGGGTGGAGTGGGGGCAGGTAGAGCCAGTTTGGTGGTGGTGCTgctggtttaatcactaagtcgtgtccaactcttgtgacccaatgGGCTCAGGCTCTCAGGCTCCTCCGtttataggattttccagggaagaatactggagtgggttgccatttccttctctaggagccTAATTAGCTAATCCTAAATAACAGAAAAGAGAAGTTAAATTGAATAGATACACAGAGATCAGATTTTGTAGGACCTGTTAGAATTGTATACTAAGGGCTGTATGAAATGGCTGAAGCATTTCAGTGAGCATGGTACCATCTAGTTTgcattttgaaaagaatattctgtctgtTTTGCCCATAGTGGTTTGAAAAGAGGCCACCGACCACTCGGGAAGACCAGATTGAAAGCCTCTGTAGTAGTCCACACACACGATGATGGCTAGCTGGCTTAGGATAGTGATGGTGAGGTGGAGAAAAGTTAATAGGTGGGGAGGAATAGTTGAAGAAATAAGTAAATTCTGAGTCCATAcacctttttgtattttttaaaaataagcttaaaaatactttttacattatcatctgtttttttccccccacagtaTTGGTTTTGCATTTCTCCTTGATAATCATTGCCTATTGTTTATGCTGTTTACCACCAGTGGCTAATGGTTCTCTCTTCTTTTGCTGTTTAACCCCGATTGAGTAGTTGCTTAGATGTCTAATGAAATATTGATtcatatttgaattttatatgTGCAAAGGTTgaacatataaaacatatataaggtatgaattaaaaattaaacatctgtGATGTATCATCTCAAGAAGTTCTAACTTTTAGCTGTTAGAAGTAATTCTGAAGTAATCCCAAATAATGATTCCTCTTAGATATTTCCCAGCCAGTGTTCATAAGTTGAAAGGAAAGGGGGGTGGTTGATAATGACTTATAAGAATGGCAGTAATAAAACATCTAATGACCCTTAAAATGAAGAGAATTATGCATAATATAAAAACAGTGCTTTATGTAATGAGCTGTGTAAATATATGCTATTAGTGCTGTTGTTATTAGAGCTTCACTTTATAAATTAGTTTCTCTTATAATcagttcagaaaaaaagaatagaagggaaagaaagtgagGGGCTAGTAGTAAGAGTCAgtctcagaaaagaagaaaattacctTGTCAGAACTCCTGAAGCTGGTTTTTGAAGTTggtagaagaaaagaaggaagcttGGTGGGTCAAATCTATTGCTCCTTGAACTCTCCCTCCCATATTATCATATACCTTTGAATGCATGTACAACTAgggattatttatatttttcttagatGTAAGTCTCTACCAGTGATTATTTGTTGGAAATAAATGGGTCAAAGTGATCTAGTATTTGAATATCTGTAAGTGACATTTTGgtcatttctctgattttttaaaaatattatgattcaaaacttgaaaaataatgtatagtgtatacttttaaaatgattttttaaagatttttttttagatgaagCCACTTTAATaattagtaatattttatttctcagtgtTTTCGTCAGAAACCTTCATATTTAACTCTTTATGTGGAATGTAGGACCTGTCTACGGTCATGAATATTTATcatctataatttttattttgaatatttattattattgtgaaAGAAAGTTTTAGTTAAGCCAAATCTTGTTTGCTTTTCATGGTTTTATGTGTCCCTAAAAGTCAGAATGCTTCCCTGTATAATAGAACTTTTCtagtttttatattaatttctcatttaaatgctttcttctgcaatcaccctctgtgctttcccagtcttttAACCTTCTTGAGGCTTTCAGTGACTAGGTCAgcgatctctcttggtaaatgtcacattgcacttgaaagtacgtgggttattttcaaatagctTTTGATACTgctttctaacataattccacagagATAACAGAACACACTTTGTATAATTGCAGTACCTTTAGACCAtaaaatttttgcaccttgttttatgtcgctagatatgttccagtgtcttctGGTTTATCGTCTATGGGAACTTTTTTACCTTgctattgtgtgaaaattgtatatatCTCAATTATGTTGAATAGGTTCATACTGCTTTTCAGATCTACTATATACTTCTGCTTTCTAATTTCTTCTGTTAATTTTTGATAGTTTGATATTGAAatgccaattaaaaattttatttatctacttaaaaatagttGTAATATAGAGTAGAACTGTATGTGACTTTTGTCTGTCTTTTCCAAGTCTCTGGTAAATGTGttgtcatactttcataatttaaaaatatttacaaaatttacTTTCAAATCTCAGTATGGTACTCTTTCTAAGATTGTTATTCtaacttattttataaatttttctgGTAATGAGAAATGTGATTTCTTAATTTCACCTAACCTCATGAAGATTTTAGCAATGATACGGTCTTCctgaaagttaaaaattaaggaaaaaataggGTCCTGTGGTTTAGAAATCATTTTTGAAATCCAAAAATAATTGTTCTTAGACATTTTCTCAATAGCTGCTCTAAGTGGAAAACAAAGACAATGAGGGAGGGGTTCATCAAAATGGTTTTAAGAATGACAATTTTGACCTGTTTCCTTCCTAGTTTCATGACTGTTAGTAAGCAAATTATACTTACTTTCTCTAGGTACCCACTCTCTTCCTTTGGAAGATGATAATGATGGGTATCTACTTTATATGGATTTAGTATttttactgagaaaaaaatgtaaagcataTAGCATAATGTTTGGCACATAGAATATGCTCTAAATGTTGGTTATCCGTTTTCATCTTAAATTTCCTGATTCAATTCTGAAATAATGTATAAGTTAATTCTAAATCACTTTTAAGAAAGTTGCTGACCctgtaagaaatatttttaaagttgggAATGTTTGTCTATAGTAAGTCAAAATAAGTGGAAATGGTTTTAAACATCCATTATATAAATGAGCTTATAAATTAGCTTTCCTGTGACATGGGTATGAGTAGCtcaagaaatatatgaaaaagttcTTTgactctttaattcttttttctattaGGATAAAAAGTGAACTAAGCAGTCATTCTGTTTATTTCTAATGTCTACTTTTCTGAGGTAATATTTGACCTTAAATAGTCCAGCAAGTAGATTTTAGTATAGAGGTATTAGTTCCAGTGCTTTGTACAGTTAAATACATCAGATTCAGCAGTTTAGTGTGGGTGTGGCAGAGGTTGGAAAGATTATAAAGTAACTTCTATTAatcaaaatataatatattttagagaGTAAAAATAGTTGCTCTGTCACTTGAGTTCATGAAGACTTAGatgatttttaataattaataagtTTTTTCTGCCAATGAGCATTAGATTACTGCTGACTTTTTAGTGTCATAGTACCTTGTGGTAGTTTCTCTACAGGGTTTAAAGGTGCATCCTAGGGTCTTTTTCCTGTCCTGCTCATAGAAAATAATCTTTACACATGCTATAAGGACAATACCTCTAGACATTCATACATGTCATTAATATGTTATAAGGGTCGGTCAGTTCCATTGTCTTCTTTTGTCAATCTTGATCGGAGCTTGCCGAGTTTAAGTCTATAAGCCTGCATGTGCCTGGCAACTGTTACCTAGTGACAGTTTCAGCTGCAGTGGCCATTGGCTGTGCTGTTGATTGGGGCAGGAGGACCGAGTCACCTTTCTGATGGTGAGTTCTTCTGCATCAGCtcagggtgaggaggaggaggagcagggctTCGGCTCAGGTGCAGGCAGTGATACTGAGAGATTGTGAAGAATATACTGACAGCATCTCGGTAACTGCATCACAGTAAATTGGACTTCTGAATCAAGCAGCCCAGCCTAGCAGCTGATAAAGAATGAATGTAGGTGAGAAGCATTGTTTTATTCCTGTAACAAGAAAACTACTTTGTGATAAGTGAAACTAGGAATGTACAAGGAGGAATATCCTGTGGATATTATTATGAAAGAAGAAAGACTTCCCTGGATGACCTGGTGGTGCACAAGAAAATAACTTTGAGAAGAATGCTTTCTATTAAGCTCCTGCATTGTTCCTgaaggaaatgtttttatttctaatgcATGTTATTTCTTCAAAAGGTATGATAACAAAGACTGACAGGAGAGTCTCTGAAATGCCTGTACTTTAAAAAAGACTTTTGACAAATGCTAACCTGGTATCAGAATGACCTTGGAAGCCTTTTGGATGGATTTTATCCTGCCAATCTTTCAGTATTTCAAACTCTAGGATTTAAACTCATCTCGATGCTttagaagtattttaaaacaagaacGTCTTATAACCTACCTAATGGCCCCTGTACTAATTGAGCACTTGCTCAAAATAGAGTACAGAAATAGAAGAGACATTTTCTTAACATATGGCTGCTATAGAACTGCAAATATAACAGACAAGGTAATATTTTACTTTGAGAAGATTTAGTCAAACTAATGCTTTAATGTATTAATcatttaaagaaaacagaaaagatacaGCAATATAGACTATAAAGCCTACTAGAAATacctaaataataaataatagaagCATTTCTAGTCAGAAGTTCAGAGCATATAGGAAAGTTTCTATTgtctaaattttatatatatttacatatattcgtGAGAGAGAGAGGTGTGGTTGCAAAGGTGAGAATTAACTTTGAGCTATATATTTTATGATCATGCTCCATTATAAGGAAGGTGGCGTATCAGATAATGAAGGTTATTTTCAGTTGTTGATGCTGAAATTAATAGcaaaaatgattttgttttccttttgaaaaggaaaagatataaatTACAGTCCTGGTGGTAGCATCATTAACTGTAATGGACTAAAACTGTTTTCATCTGAATGCTTAAAAAAATGCATGCAGAATTAAAACTTTCAgaagtttgtttttctattttttcagtgTTGACCCATTGTGTATTATCTTCCTTATTGGAAGgatgcttttttcttcctctcatgAGAGTTATAGGGCAGTCTGGAGTCTGTTACCTCTCTTCTGCTCCTTTGTGCCCCAATAGAGATGAATCTTTTAGAATTAATCTTGTTGGAGAAGGGGATTCTTAGCTTTTgagataagagagagagaaatggatcaTAAAGTTGACCCACCAGTATCAAACTCTGAACTGAACCTAAAGACACTATTTAGCCCAATGAACTTTTTCTTAGCTTTCCAACCAAATTTGTGATTTTAATTAAGTTCTAAAATTTGAATCCATTTCTCCTGACAGATGAAACAGGAAGCCTGAGACtatttaggactttttttttcctcctcgtTCTTCCTAGTTGATCCCTAAGAAACTACCTTTCTGAAGAGAACTAATGGCCCACAAGAGCTTTTCTTCCTTGGCAATTGCTTCTTTCCTTTTACAGATTTAATTTTTCATAGTGCAAGATATTATTAAGAAGTCCATTTTCTCTAGAAGTGCCTTGTGTCTGCAAAAAGTTGTTTGAAAGCATCAGAGGAAGCTAATTGGTGACCTGTTTTTCACCTCCTTTCTAGCTTATTCCTCTTCCTTCCCCCCCAAAGCTGAGGTGTGTTACTGCTGCACCGAGGCTGATGAAGAGACTTGAGTACTCCCCGGGATGCTCAGCTGTGACAGAAGCACTGCCACTGTCTGCCGAAGCTGACGCTGAGACACTCCTGGGCAGAGTTTAGCAGATGCTAGGCAGGGCACCTGCTTGCTGTAGCTAGGGCTGCAGGTCCTTTTAATTCCAAGCCATGAATGATTCCAGGTGGACTGAATGGAGGATCCTCAACACGAGCAGTGGCATTTTGAATATGTCTGAACGTCACTCCTGCCCACTTGGATTTGGCCACTACGGTGCGGTGGACGTATGCATCTTCGAGACAGTTGTCATTGTCTTGCTGACATTTCTCATCATTGCTGGGAATTTAACGGTCATCTTTGTTTTTCACTGTGCTCCACTTTTACACCACTATACGACCAGCTATTTCATTCAAACAATGGCATATGCTGATCTTTTTGTTGGAGTTAGCTGCTTGGTTCCTACTCTCTCACTTCTCCACTACTCCACAGGTATCCACGAGTCACTGACTTGCCAGGTTTTTGGATATATCATCTCAGTACTGAAAAGTGTTTCTATGGCATGTCTTGCTTGCATCAGTGTGGATCGCTATCTTGCCATCACCAAGCCTCTGTCCTACAATCAACTGGTCACCCCATGtcgcctgagaatttgcattattttaatCTGGATCTACTCTTGCCTAATTTTCTTGCCTTCCTTTTTTGGCTGGGGGAAACCTGGTTACCACGGTGACATTTTTGAATGGTGTGCCACCTCTTGGCTCACCAGTGCCTATTTTACTGGCtttattgtttgtttactttATGCCCCGGCTGCCTTGGTTGTCTGCTTCACTTACTTCCACATTTTCAAAATTTGCCGGCAGCACACCAAAGAGATAAATGACCGGAGGGCCCGATTCCCGAGCCATGAAGCGGCTGCCTCCGGAGACGCCGGGCATAGCCCTGATCGTCGCTACGCCATGGTTTTGTTCCGGATAACCAGTGTGTTTTACATGCTGTGGCTCCCTTATATCATCTACTTTCTTCTAGAAAGCTCCCGGGTCTTGGACAATCCAACACTGTCCTTCCTAACCACCTGGCTGGCTATAAGTAATAGTTTTTGCAACTGTGTTATATACAGCCTCTCCAACAGTGTTTTCCGGCTAGGCCTCCGAAGACTGTCTGAGACAATGTGTACATCTTGTATGTGTGTCAAGGATAAGGAAGCACGAGACCCCAAACCTAGGAAACGGGCTAATTCCTGCTCCATTTGAAGAAAACTCCACAGTAAATCACATGTAATCTGACAGTAGTTTTGGATTGTATCCTTGCTTCATCTGGAAATTTGCCACTAGAGAAATATTTACTTGAATAGTTGACTATGAGAGGAAGGGactaaaagtttcttttttttctttttttctttttcatgggggaaaaaaaccctaaagatatgTAGAGGGTAATCTCATGAGATAATTGTGGTGTGTGAGTATAAATATGCAGTACTAGGAAAAGTGAAGCTCTGAGGATGGAAAAGTACCTCAGATCTTCCACAGGGCATAAGCGAAGCCCCTGGcgttttgtctctctctctctttctgactggactctctcctctgtctctgcctctcattctctttctctctgtctctctcactctcttctgTGTTTGTGGAATTACTTACATAAATtgccctttatagaaaaaagctacatattatatatgtggTAAAGTATAACCTTTTGCATCAAAGTGTACTTCTAAACTCACTAATCTGCAGTCCTTAAAAGGTCCCTCCATGGAGGATGCATAGCAAGCATTATATTTTATTACCTGCCACACAACCCTTTTGCTTGTGTTTTTATATCCGTAGCACAAATTTCTGCAGTGAAGAAATAgttttttcgtttgtttgtttcttctgggTAAATGTATgctccctctgcctttctaacaGCCTGCTAttatttttcctccatttttctttatCTGCATCCTTTGGTACCTTAAGCCAGAAGTGTCTTAGCTAATGAAAGAATCTATTATATAAAAGTCATAATGTTGAATGGCTTATTCCTTCTAAAAAAGTATTCTATATATTGTTTAAGATATTgtgttaagtattttttaatgggtttgggaaacatttttatttagttgCTTTTGAAATAATACGTGTGCCCAAAGTGGTGTCCTTTCTGGGGGGGCCTATAGttaagctttgtttttctttaagataaTTCACAATGCAAATGCAGAGGACTCACTTAGAAGTGGGGTATTGCTCCTAAAGCTGCTTGGTGtgttccaccttttttttttaaagagtaaaatattAGCCTTTTTATGTTAGGTCTGCAAAGCTTACTGTTGTGGTCCACTAATTATTTGTATGATAATGCATTTTCACATACTATATTTTTTACAACAAAGAACATGTAAATTACATTATGTGATCTGTGCCTAATGTCTTCTTAGCACACTATATAGATCACTGTTGCTTAAATCATCAACATTggacacaaatatataaaaacttcttttaatagaaaaatacttTTGTTAGTTGTTAATTAGGTGTTTCTATTAGACCAAGCTTCATTCCTAGTGATGCTGAGAATAAAGTATACTTAATTATCAAATAACAGGTAAGAACtgtcaatattttcttttgtaatgaTCTGTTTTCCTATTCAGAgataaattaacttatttttttgtgTGCTATATGGAGTTGTGTAATAAATTGTCAGGGGTTTAGATGTAGCAAAATGGCATTTGAGAAATTAATAGTGAAGCAGGTGTAAGTGCTAAAACATCtaaatcttacttttttttttttttaccataagtCTCctgtcagatattttaaaatttatatcaaaCTACTGAGTATTCTCAgcatttttgattattttatgaAATGCATATAGTGAAATGTGCCTATGACTCTTCAAATTGGAAGCCAACAATGTTTGCACACTGGTGGTTTGACTTAAAGGTCCTTTAGTAAAAGAAATGTCATTGTTTT is drawn from Bubalus kerabau isolate K-KA32 ecotype Philippines breed swamp buffalo chromosome 5, PCC_UOA_SB_1v2, whole genome shotgun sequence and contains these coding sequences:
- the GPR52 gene encoding G-protein coupled receptor 52; protein product: MNDSRWTEWRILNTSSGILNMSERHSCPLGFGHYGAVDVCIFETVVIVLLTFLIIAGNLTVIFVFHCAPLLHHYTTSYFIQTMAYADLFVGVSCLVPTLSLLHYSTGIHESLTCQVFGYIISVLKSVSMACLACISVDRYLAITKPLSYNQLVTPCRLRICIILIWIYSCLIFLPSFFGWGKPGYHGDIFEWCATSWLTSAYFTGFIVCLLYAPAALVVCFTYFHIFKICRQHTKEINDRRARFPSHEAAASGDAGHSPDRRYAMVLFRITSVFYMLWLPYIIYFLLESSRVLDNPTLSFLTTWLAISNSFCNCVIYSLSNSVFRLGLRRLSETMCTSCMCVKDKEARDPKPRKRANSCSI